GTAGAAAAGCACTTATAATTGTACTCATCCTAGAAGATCTATGGATCCTACTAAATTCCATATACTTCCTATACTTTGACAACTATTTCCACATTTTAAACTTTCTCTTCCACTTAACCACAAACTTTTCAAACGCAAAAGAAGGAATATCTTTCTTATCTGCTGTTAGTGTTATAGGATGGGTATCAAGGCTACTGATAATCCTTATAGATCTTCCAATCTTCCTAGTTCTTCTAAACACCAATATTTTCTCCAAGGTAAAGGAAGTAATAAAGCAGAAAGCATCCAAAAGGGTATGGATTCTGTGTGTAACTGCTCTCCTGCTTTCTGAGTTCTTTTTCACCACAAGAAACGATGGTATATATAATATAACATCAAAAATGCTAAAAGAAGGACTATCGCTAAAAGAAGAGAAAAAAGCTATAAGCAGGTATGGAACACTGTTTCTAAATATCCTAGACCTACTCTACCTTCTTGACGATAAGCTAGCATACAAAATCGTAGAGCGTGGCAGGGAGATCGTTTTCACTGGTAGCTACCCAAGAAGAAACGTAATAGTAATACAAGTTGAAAGCCTAGATTCATCAGTTGTATTTACGGACTACAAAGGCCAACCCGTAACCCCATTTTTACGAAGCCTAGCAGAAGAATGTATATTTTTCCCAATAGTTGTTTCTTACCACTTTGCCGGCTACACATCTGATGCAGAGTTTGCAGTATTAACCTCATTACACCCTCTTAAAGATATCCCATCCATAAGATATTGGAGAAATTACAACAACTCCATCGTAAAAGTCCTGAAATCAAATAATTACGTAGCCTACGCCTTCCACAATAACAAAGGAACATTTTTCGGAAGAAAAGACGCCTACAAAAGAATGGGTTTTGACAAACTCTTCGACATCACAGAAATGGGCCTTGAAGAAAAAGGGTGGGGAGCATCTGATGAAGATGTATTCAACTTCGCAAGAAACTTTATCAAGAAACTTAAAAACACAAACTTTTTCGCTTTCATCATTACTATGTCAACCCATGGCCCTTTCACCTTCACCGAAAAATACTACACAAACGAACTATTCAACGACATTGAAGACAGCACAACAAGAAGATACTTTAATTCAATGAGTTACATAGATAAAGTGCTTTCAAACTTTGTAGACTTTGTCAGAAGTAACTTTTCAAATACTTCCGTCATAATCTACGGGGATCATCACTCGTCAGTTCAGAACAGTAGTTATTACAAAAGATCCGTAGCTTTTGTTGATGAAGGAAAGATCATAGAAATAGTACCTCTATTCATAATAGACCCAGAAATAGAGAGTAAAAAATTCATAACCCCTGTATCACAGATTGATATATCACCAACTATTCTGTACCTCTGCCGAGCTAAAGGCAAGATAATTTCCAAAGGAGAAGTT
This genomic interval from Brevinematia bacterium contains the following:
- a CDS encoding sulfatase-like hydrolase/transferase; the encoded protein is MIKKYQTSTLNFFQTLAVDQYKILINALKSRIVLAVSLILLFLTLRALKFLVFLYSISAPLLPSKFLFLLLTGYTIYFLILRSRKALIIVLILEDLWILLNSIYFLYFDNYFHILNFLFHLTTNFSNAKEGISFLSAVSVIGWVSRLLIILIDLPIFLVLLNTNIFSKVKEVIKQKASKRVWILCVTALLLSEFFFTTRNDGIYNITSKMLKEGLSLKEEKKAISRYGTLFLNILDLLYLLDDKLAYKIVERGREIVFTGSYPRRNVIVIQVESLDSSVVFTDYKGQPVTPFLRSLAEECIFFPIVVSYHFAGYTSDAEFAVLTSLHPLKDIPSIRYWRNYNNSIVKVLKSNNYVAYAFHNNKGTFFGRKDAYKRMGFDKLFDITEMGLEEKGWGASDEDVFNFARNFIKKLKNTNFFAFIITMSTHGPFTFTEKYYTNELFNDIEDSTTRRYFNSMSYIDKVLSNFVDFVRSNFSNTSVIIYGDHHSSVQNSSYYKRSVAFVDEGKIIEIVPLFIIDPEIESKKFITPVSQIDISPTILYLCRAKGKIISKGEVLLPSPKSKTVFYLGEKVEKEKILKGLNFSPYY